One window of the Salvia splendens isolate huo1 chromosome 1, SspV2, whole genome shotgun sequence genome contains the following:
- the LOC121740821 gene encoding peptidyl-prolyl cis-trans isomerase CYP21-3, mitochondrial-like, which translates to MARIKPQALLQQSKKKKGPSRVSVVTIAIYCLIVVVVAFFLFASYRHWTRRSKYPIEDTFSSAEHDSSFGDSKKINSPKYAVLQTSKGSVTVELYKEGSPEVVNEFVQACQNGHFKGMLFNRVIKNFVIHGGDANRPGSTEDWTSRGKHYNQLDTSLKHEAFMLGTSKIRPDGGGFDLFITTAPIPDLNEKINVFGRVIKGEDVVQEIEEADTDEHYRPKAPIGITDVTLKTE; encoded by the exons ATGGCGAGGATCAAACCCCAAGCTCTCTTACAACAgagtaagaagaagaaggggccAAGTCGAGTCAGTGTTGTTACAATTGCAATTTACTGCCTGATTGTTGTTGTCGTGGCGTTTTTTCTTTTTGCTTCCTACAGACACTGGACTCGAAG ATCAAAATACCCGATAGAGGATACATTCTCAAGTGCAGAG CATGATAGTTCATTTGGAGATTCAAAGAAAATTAACAGCCCCAAATATGCT GTATTGCAAACCTCAAAAGGCTCGGTTACTGTGGAACTTTACAAGGAAGGCTCTCCTGAAGTTGTTAATGAATTTGTTCAGGCATG CCAGAATGGCCACTTCAAAGGAATGCTCTTCAACCGTGTAATAAAAAACTTTGTAATTCATGGAGGTGATGCTAATAGACCTGGATCTACTGAAGATTGGACTTCTAGGGGAAAGCATTACAATCAACTCGATACAAG CCTGAAGCATGAAGCTTTTATGCTGGGCACTTCCAAGATAAGACCTGATGGTGGGGGATTTGACCTTTTCATTACAACAGCACCTATACCTGATCTAAATGAGAAAATCAATGTATTCGGACGTGTTATAAAGGGTGAAGATGTAGTTCAG GAAATCGAAGAGGCAGACACGGACGAGCACTATCGCCCTAAAGCCCCCATAGGGATCACAGACGTGACCCTGAAAACGGAATAA